A window from Sus scrofa isolate TJ Tabasco breed Duroc chromosome 2, Sscrofa11.1, whole genome shotgun sequence encodes these proteins:
- the LOC100514340 gene encoding uncharacterized protein LOC100514340, giving the protein MPEAQSSQLGGSDPSNLPRTGQPTSPGHRSHTWTRPQERQGHWRMGATPATLALVEREPEAAAEASQHFPAEGRGSPWTKGHLLKTPGDGDGDTGHPLGAAPPMVDSQHQVGFRQVRL; this is encoded by the exons ATGCCAGAGGCCCAGTCAAGTCAGTTGGGAGGCAGTGACCCCTCCAACCTTCCCCGAACGGGCCAGCCCACGTCTCCAGGCCACAGGAGCCACACCTGGACCAGACCCCAGGAGAG GCAAGGGCACTGGCGGATGGGAGCCACCCCAGCAACCCTGGCGCTGGTGGAGAGGGAACCCGAGGCGGCTGCGGAGG cctcccagcaCTTCCCGGCAGAAGGCAGAGGATCCCCCTGGACTAAGGGGCATCTCCTGAAGACACCAGGGGACGGAGATGGAGACACAGGCCACCCTCTGGGAGCAGCACCCCCGATGGTGGACAGCCAGCACCAGGTAGGATTCCGCCAGGTAAGGCTGTGA